The segment ATTCGTTCATAGAGATCATCCAAGTCGTCCGCGAAGTATAATGCGCCTCCCGGTTCGGCATATTTCTGGAGCAGCATCGGTGAGATTGCGCTGCTTAAGCGCCCACGCCGGTGGTGCCGAGAGTTCCGTAGCCTTGACGCTGACCATTCCGGGAATGGATACTGTATTTGCTGAAAGTATATCTGTTTTCATCGTTTATCCTCTAAGTGCATGGACTGACTTAAATTTTGGACGGTATATACGCTATACCTCTGTCAGTTCCGGAACGTGTTCATCTTCATATTTCTCAATCAGTACACCAATGACTTCCATCAACGAGGCTAAAGGATGATTTTCATCCTCACCTACTACATCGATCAAGTTGTCTAGCATAGCCACAAGTTGTTGGTATTCGCTCTCTGCATGAGGAACAAATACGACAGGTGCTAACCTCGGCCATACATCTTGAGCGGTTTGTATTTCTGTTGACATAATTTACTTCCTCCATCTCTCTGAGCACTTTTCACGCACGGCTCGTAGAGAACACCGCAAGAAGTTATGGTGTGATCTTGTCAACTCACCAACTTCGATACTCATCTCCACAATCGCCGATCTGGTTGTACAGATTGCGGGATTGAGACTGGAGCGCATCTATTCGTGCATAATCTTCAGAGTCCAAGGCAAAGTCGAACACACGGGCATTGACGGCACGGTGTTCGGTGACACCCAACCGCACACCGATGATAACGCCGGCGACCGTTGGACGGTCAAGAATCGCTCGAACGGCGACGTTGGAGATGCTGACATGGTGTTTCTGAGCGATCTCCTCAAGCGTCGAAAGCAGCGTTTGAAATAGCTCCCAACCGCCCCACGCATCAATCATCTGTTTGTACTTGTGCAAGCTGGCGGTGTTCAATTCCCGCCCGCGCGGTTCGGGTTGTCTCAAGTATTTTTCAGTCAACAATCCACCGCAAAGGGTTCCATAGGTCAACAACTGGATCTTATGCGCCTGACAAAACGGAATCATCGCCACCTCCGGTCGACGGTCAATCAATGAAAATTGTACCTGATTGGAGACGATACGGATACCCGCGTCCGTGATGCGCGACAGGTGTTCCGTATCAAAGTTTGTCAAGCCCAGATGCTTCAGCTTTCCCTCGTCCCGAAGCTCGGCGAGGTAGGTAAGTCCCGACAGATAGTTTTCGTTACTGTAGTCCCACCAATGAAACTGCAACAGGTCGAGTTGATCGACGCCCATCCGGTTCCGCGATATGTCAATATTGGATTCTACCCACCGTTTTGCCATCCGCCCCGGTCGGGGCACCCACTTGGTAAACGCTTGAATCTCAGAAAGGAAGTCTGCCCCACGTTCAGCCGCAAGTTGCCGCCGAAATTCGCCGATGAAATCCTCTGCGGGTCCATAGTGGTCGGCGAGGTCCCACGTGGTAAATCCCGCATCAATGCAGTCGAACATGGACCGTATCGCTGCTTCTGGATTGATGGGACCGTGGGCGCCGGAGACCTGCCACATCCCATTGAGCAATCGACAGATGTGTAAATCTGGGGTGAATGCAATCGTACTGGCTTTCGGAAGTTTCATGAACGTTTCCCTATCGAAATGGCTTTTAGCGACGTGAACCGGAATGTTTCACATTTGACAAGGAACAACACTTGTTGCTCCCAACACCCCTCAAAAAAACTCGAAGGTTTCACGATTCCGGGAAACGCTGGCTAGCGTTGAGGATTGTTAGACCGATCACTTCGCCCTGCTCGTAGCGGATGATTACGTCATCGTCAGTCAACTCGCTATCGTCCGCATGACTCGGTTTTTTGAAGTTCACGTATAACACATCGGCTTCGGCATCGTACGAAGACCATAGATAGTGCTTAGGTGAATGCTTCACTGCGGGAATCAGGTGTATATATCTATCCATAATTACAGGGACCATACCTGCCTTCTCCTATTTCGGGCATTTATTTACAGGGTAAGAAAGACCATTGTCAGAAATCGCTTTCATTATAGCACACTTGCTGGTAGGGCAAAACAAAAAATCAAGCGACGACAGTGCAGATTGACATAGGAGATGAACGGTGTTAGACTAGTGCGACTTCTACAAAAACCTTCGGAGGACTTTTTATGAAAGCAGCTGTGATTGGTTGTGGTGCGCAAGGCAGAGGCGGGCATGTCGCAAATTACGCAAAGATGGAGGAAGTATCGCTTCTCGCCGTCTGCGATGTCAACTTTGAACGCGCCCAAGCGGTAGCAAAGGAGTTTAAGGTTTCGCACGTATACGCCGACCATCGAGAAATGTTAGAGCAGCATGACTTGGACCTCGTCAGTGTCTGTACGCCTCACGCGTTACACAGAAACCAGACGGTTGATGCCTTCGATGCGGGCGCAAATGTCATCTGCGAAAAAGCACTCTGCGTAAGCAGCACGGAGGCACAGGAGATGATTGACGCCTGCAAACGGAATGGTAAGAAGATGAGTATGGGACTCCAGAATCGTGGACTGGCATCGGGGTACGCGCTCAAGCAGTTCATCGAAACGGGTGCCTTGGGACGGATATACTACACCCGCGTTTGGACAGGACATGTAATGAACATTCCAGGCTACAGCGTCTTTCACAACAAAGCACTGTCCGGCGGTGGTGTTCTTTATAGCACTGCTGTGCACACCCTCGATTTAGCAAACTGGATCGTCGGCGATCCAACACCCGTTGCCGCAATGGGAACCACCTATCAGAAGGTGCGGAATATGAAAAACCCGGTAATTTCGTGGGAGGGAACGCTGGAAGATTTCGAGACAGAGGATTTCGCAGCAGGTTACATCCGCTTTGCGGACGGTTCAGGATTATCACTTGAAAGCAATTGGCTCACGCATCCGTGGAAAAACCGACCGACCATTGAGGTTTTAGGAGACTTTGGCGCGGCGGAAATTCCCCTGAAGATCTATCTCGATGAGGGCGATCAGGTCTTTGACAGAACCCCGGAGGTTGTCGAACCTGAAAACAGTTTCTTTGAGGTTCTTAAAGATTTTGTTGTAGCTGTCCGCGATGATCGAACACCAGTCGTCAGATTCAGTGAGATGCTGCATGTGCAGCAGATGATGGAGGGAATCTATCGTTCCGCTGAAACTGGTCAAGAGGTGTCCATCGGATCGGATAATGGTTAAAGTGGATTTTTGTCTCAAGCGAGCAAGGTCGCCAAGATTCACAAAAAATGGAAGGAAACGATATGGCATCCAAAGCACAGATTCGGCAGTACAAGGACCAAGGCTACTTTATCGCTGACGATACAGTAACACCAGACATGCTGCAAGCCCTGACAGAAGCCACACGACGGGCAGCAGATAAGGTGCACTCCGGTGAGGTAGTCGACAACACCGATCAGATTGGCACCGGTGGAGAGGGGAAGAAACCAATTGTCATTATGGGGGTCATGGCACCCGAATTCGGCGAGCCAATCTTCGCAGAATATCTAGCTTCTGAACCGGTCGCACGCTACGTGCACCCTTTTCTAGGTAAGGAACTACGCCTAGGCTGGGTGACTGTATTTGCTATTCAGGAGAGTGATTATCAATGTGGTTGGCACCGAGACTTCGGTGCAGAAGAACGCGATGGCAGTTATGAGGTGGAGATGGAAATCCTCAGTCGCTACCGCAAGAATCTGCTCAAGTGGCATACGGCATTGGTAGATGATCCGTGTCTATGGATTGTACCGGGCAGTCAGCGCCGCTACCGCACCGACCATGAACGCGAGGTGCTGATTAACAACAAGGGAGTCGGTGATATACCGGGAGCGAAGCAGATAAAGCTGAAACG is part of the Candidatus Poribacteria bacterium genome and harbors:
- a CDS encoding aldo/keto reductase produces the protein MKLPKASTIAFTPDLHICRLLNGMWQVSGAHGPINPEAAIRSMFDCIDAGFTTWDLADHYGPAEDFIGEFRRQLAAERGADFLSEIQAFTKWVPRPGRMAKRWVESNIDISRNRMGVDQLDLLQFHWWDYSNENYLSGLTYLAELRDEGKLKHLGLTNFDTEHLSRITDAGIRIVSNQVQFSLIDRRPEVAMIPFCQAHKIQLLTYGTLCGGLLTEKYLRQPEPRGRELNTASLHKYKQMIDAWGGWELFQTLLSTLEEIAQKHHVSISNVAVRAILDRPTVAGVIIGVRLGVTEHRAVNARVFDFALDSEDYARIDALQSQSRNLYNQIGDCGDEYRSW
- a CDS encoding DUF2283 domain-containing protein encodes the protein MVPVIMDRYIHLIPAVKHSPKHYLWSSYDAEADVLYVNFKKPSHADDSELTDDDVIIRYEQGEVIGLTILNASQRFPES
- a CDS encoding Gfo/Idh/MocA family oxidoreductase — encoded protein: MKAAVIGCGAQGRGGHVANYAKMEEVSLLAVCDVNFERAQAVAKEFKVSHVYADHREMLEQHDLDLVSVCTPHALHRNQTVDAFDAGANVICEKALCVSSTEAQEMIDACKRNGKKMSMGLQNRGLASGYALKQFIETGALGRIYYTRVWTGHVMNIPGYSVFHNKALSGGGVLYSTAVHTLDLANWIVGDPTPVAAMGTTYQKVRNMKNPVISWEGTLEDFETEDFAAGYIRFADGSGLSLESNWLTHPWKNRPTIEVLGDFGAAEIPLKIYLDEGDQVFDRTPEVVEPENSFFEVLKDFVVAVRDDRTPVVRFSEMLHVQQMMEGIYRSAETGQEVSIGSDNG
- a CDS encoding phytanoyl-CoA dioxygenase family protein → MASKAQIRQYKDQGYFIADDTVTPDMLQALTEATRRAADKVHSGEVVDNTDQIGTGGEGKKPIVIMGVMAPEFGEPIFAEYLASEPVARYVHPFLGKELRLGWVTVFAIQESDYQCGWHRDFGAEERDGSYEVEMEILSRYRKNLLKWHTALVDDPCLWIVPGSQRRYRTDHEREVLINNKGVGDIPGAKQIKLKRGQTIFWNGNTIHRGVMPAGMQERLTLCGSLVKHHADDPPEMLDERFRWRLADNVREALPEKIQLYYDRWKRLQIVD